One window from the genome of Hyalangium ruber encodes:
- a CDS encoding histidine phosphatase family protein: MKTEFILLRHGETEWNSLGRLQGHLDSPLSPEGLRQADALAERLKGVSFHALYSSDLGRALETARRIGARTGHAVQPDTRLRERGVGILEGLTREEAGRRHPEVFSEYTAGGPDFIVPGGESATQRLRHAVGCLEELSARHTGARVVVVTHGGVLSSLFRHSLGIPPGTPRAFSVLNASWNQFDYQERKFRLVTWGDVNHLKDTSRDDT, encoded by the coding sequence ATGAAGACCGAGTTCATCCTGCTTCGCCACGGAGAGACGGAGTGGAATTCCCTAGGGCGGTTGCAGGGGCACCTGGACAGCCCGCTGAGCCCGGAGGGGCTGCGCCAGGCGGACGCGCTCGCCGAGAGGCTGAAGGGTGTCTCCTTCCACGCGCTCTACAGCAGTGACCTGGGCAGGGCCCTGGAGACGGCGCGCCGCATTGGCGCGAGGACGGGGCACGCGGTGCAACCGGACACGCGGCTGCGCGAGCGGGGCGTGGGCATCCTGGAGGGGCTGACGCGGGAGGAAGCGGGCCGGCGCCACCCGGAGGTGTTCTCGGAGTACACGGCGGGAGGGCCGGACTTCATCGTCCCCGGGGGGGAGAGCGCGACGCAGCGGCTCCGCCACGCGGTGGGGTGCCTGGAGGAACTCAGCGCGCGCCACACGGGAGCGCGCGTGGTGGTGGTCACCCACGGAGGCGTGCTCAGCAGCTTGTTCCGGCACAGCCTGGGGATTCCTCCAGGGACGCCGAGGGCCTTCTCGGTGCTCAACGCGAGCTGGAACCAGTTCGACTATCAGGAGCGGAAGTTCCGGCTGGTGACCTGGGGCGACGTGAACCACCTCAAGGACACCAGCCGCGACGACACGTAA
- a CDS encoding cytochrome c oxidase assembly factor Coa1 family protein translates to MNPSKPSGDFARRTLVLLGVGVVVGVTLLVGAGTWAIYGWILDSAPSQAAQAFLREHPDIQADLGEGIWMDGMLQGEFSEKAATGSATFRLPLRGSQGEGWAEVRLTKAGGQWRVTSADYEGRDGVRRKLAVPEEEEGTAGKAPAAAPKEEAEDADRKQLVHAHGLYKEGRGRDAVTVLNGLLERSPDNAEALYWRAQIRTKLGENEAAREDILRAVALNVDLREAYQLHDFLLARERRWEEIIHAWTQYLERHPEDDVALLERAGTWHHHGDDVRAVEDLKRSCELGNGSACRLHKRQTGQ, encoded by the coding sequence ATGAATCCATCGAAGCCGAGCGGGGATTTCGCGCGCCGCACCCTGGTGCTGTTAGGGGTGGGTGTAGTTGTAGGTGTGACGCTGTTGGTAGGGGCGGGGACCTGGGCCATCTACGGGTGGATTCTGGATTCGGCGCCCAGCCAGGCGGCGCAGGCGTTCCTCCGCGAGCACCCGGACATCCAGGCGGACCTGGGGGAGGGCATCTGGATGGATGGGATGCTTCAGGGGGAGTTCTCCGAGAAGGCCGCCACGGGCTCGGCCACGTTCCGCCTGCCGCTGAGGGGCAGCCAGGGAGAAGGTTGGGCGGAGGTGCGACTGACGAAGGCTGGAGGCCAGTGGCGCGTGACGTCCGCGGACTACGAGGGGCGGGACGGAGTGCGGCGGAAGCTGGCGGTACCGGAAGAGGAGGAGGGCACTGCGGGCAAGGCGCCGGCGGCGGCTCCGAAGGAGGAGGCGGAGGACGCGGACCGCAAGCAACTGGTGCATGCGCACGGGCTCTATAAGGAGGGGCGGGGCCGGGATGCGGTCACGGTGTTGAACGGGCTGCTGGAGCGCTCGCCGGACAACGCGGAGGCGCTGTATTGGAGGGCGCAGATCCGGACGAAGCTGGGAGAGAACGAGGCGGCGCGCGAGGACATCCTCCGGGCGGTGGCGCTGAACGTGGATCTCCGCGAGGCGTACCAGCTCCACGACTTCCTGTTGGCGCGGGAGCGGCGGTGGGAGGAAATCATCCACGCTTGGACGCAGTACCTGGAGCGCCACCCGGAGGATGACGTGGCGCTGCTGGAGCGCGCGGGGACGTGGCACCACCACGGGGACGATGTGCGGGCCGTGGAGGACCTGAAGCGCTCGTGCGAGCTGGGCAATGGGTCGGCGTGCAGGCTGCACAAGCGACAGACGGGGCAGTGA
- a CDS encoding serine/threonine-protein kinase translates to MTGPPPTGLHDLRFPEEALTLGKPAPAGPLPAGASTETQPLDPTSPEAALPAPPPGRVLAERYTVLDLLGHGGMGQVLAVYDARLNRRVALKLLRPRWSLDDSDSQVRLLREAQAMAQLNHPNVVQVYDSGRLEDDSVFVAMEYVEGQTLRQWLQQAPRTWSQILRAFLGAGQGLAAAHAAGLVHRDFKPDNVLLGQDGRARVTDFGVAQALSTPDADTGLPREECPLPRTWVEPLTESGRLMGTPRYMAPEQLQGQAVGVRGDLFSFCVALYEALYGQPPFPGDSFSALLEARLAGRITPPPPQAQVPAWVGRAVLRGLKADPLQRPGSMRELLAELENDPAQRRRAWVRAGALSGAVALLLVTSLWGWTRQPAPGSSCEDMDRRLAGIWDEGTKARLERALMDSGTPYARDTFERASRLLDTYSQGWVRQRTAVCELARQDGAAPFPRLAAMREFCLERRLGKLEALTELLTRAPDPTLVDDAVQAVQSLPPLSDCADEGALQTVVPPPEAASARAQAEALMHQLDWLETFHRTGRFKEGLALAEGLRPQVAALGYPPLHGRFLYWSAMLLDGDGDYTRAEAQLREGLEQSALGKDAVQEARSWNLLVTVVGVRQSRHAEALWLELPLRAAAERLGDARHLALAQETLGNVRWMKGEYAQGREHYARALALLEKAVGPEHLETARLHHSLGKVHTALEQDAKARVEFERALAIHEKAQGAEHVDTAQVRALLGRTLVRLGEWDAAQRALEQAQTRGEQLSDTSPWLLAHALLGLGELHLTQHQPTLAVPLLERSHALGGVTCRAEVEWALARALWESGSERARARALALQAQVYYREAGQERKLARVSQWLTAHPVWEGPESW, encoded by the coding sequence ATGACTGGTCCGCCGCCCACCGGGCTCCATGACCTCCGTTTCCCGGAAGAGGCGCTGACCTTGGGCAAGCCCGCTCCCGCCGGGCCCCTCCCCGCCGGAGCCTCCACCGAGACCCAGCCCCTGGACCCCACCAGCCCGGAGGCCGCGCTCCCCGCACCGCCTCCCGGCCGCGTCCTGGCCGAGCGCTACACCGTGCTCGACCTGCTGGGACACGGCGGCATGGGCCAGGTGCTCGCCGTGTATGACGCGCGCCTCAACCGCCGCGTGGCCCTCAAGCTGCTGCGCCCCCGCTGGAGCCTCGACGACAGCGACTCCCAGGTGCGCCTGCTGCGCGAGGCCCAGGCCATGGCCCAGCTCAACCACCCCAACGTGGTGCAGGTGTACGACTCAGGCCGGCTGGAGGACGACTCCGTCTTCGTCGCCATGGAGTACGTGGAGGGGCAGACGCTGCGGCAGTGGCTCCAGCAAGCCCCGCGCACCTGGAGCCAGATTCTCCGCGCCTTCCTCGGCGCGGGCCAGGGCCTGGCGGCCGCCCACGCGGCCGGACTGGTCCACCGCGACTTCAAGCCAGACAACGTGCTGCTCGGCCAGGACGGCCGCGCGCGGGTGACGGACTTCGGCGTGGCGCAGGCCCTCTCCACTCCCGACGCGGACACGGGGCTGCCCCGGGAAGAGTGTCCCCTGCCCAGGACATGGGTCGAGCCGCTCACCGAGTCCGGCAGGCTCATGGGCACCCCGCGCTACATGGCCCCCGAGCAGCTCCAGGGCCAGGCCGTCGGTGTCCGGGGGGACTTGTTCTCCTTCTGCGTGGCCCTCTACGAGGCCCTCTACGGCCAGCCCCCCTTCCCCGGCGACAGCTTCAGCGCGCTGCTCGAGGCCCGCCTGGCGGGCCGAATCACTCCTCCCCCTCCCCAGGCCCAGGTGCCCGCGTGGGTGGGGCGCGCGGTGCTGCGCGGGCTCAAGGCGGATCCGCTCCAGCGCCCCGGCTCCATGCGGGAGCTGCTGGCGGAGCTGGAGAACGACCCCGCGCAGCGGCGACGAGCCTGGGTACGCGCGGGAGCGCTCTCGGGCGCGGTGGCGCTGCTGCTGGTCACCTCCCTCTGGGGCTGGACGCGCCAGCCTGCGCCCGGCTCCTCCTGCGAGGACATGGACCGGAGGCTGGCCGGCATCTGGGATGAAGGAACCAAGGCACGGCTGGAGAGGGCGCTGATGGACAGCGGGACGCCGTATGCCCGGGACACCTTCGAGCGCGCCTCCCGGCTGCTGGACACCTATTCTCAGGGCTGGGTGCGGCAGCGCACCGCGGTGTGTGAGCTGGCCCGCCAGGACGGAGCGGCCCCGTTCCCGCGGCTGGCGGCGATGCGGGAGTTCTGCCTGGAACGACGGCTCGGCAAGCTCGAGGCGCTCACCGAGCTGCTCACCCGCGCGCCGGATCCCACCCTGGTGGACGACGCGGTGCAGGCCGTGCAGTCCCTGCCTCCCTTGAGCGACTGCGCGGATGAGGGCGCGCTCCAGACCGTGGTGCCTCCGCCCGAGGCCGCCTCGGCACGGGCCCAGGCCGAGGCGCTCATGCACCAGCTGGACTGGCTGGAGACGTTCCACCGCACGGGCAGGTTCAAGGAGGGCCTGGCGCTCGCCGAGGGGCTGCGGCCCCAGGTGGCGGCCCTGGGCTACCCGCCGCTGCACGGGCGCTTCCTCTACTGGAGCGCCATGCTGCTGGACGGGGACGGCGACTACACGCGCGCCGAGGCGCAGCTGCGCGAGGGCCTGGAGCAGTCGGCCCTGGGCAAGGATGCGGTGCAGGAGGCGCGCAGCTGGAACCTGCTCGTCACCGTGGTGGGCGTGCGGCAGTCCCGCCATGCCGAGGCCCTGTGGCTGGAGCTGCCCCTGCGCGCCGCCGCGGAGCGCCTGGGGGACGCGCGGCACCTGGCCCTGGCGCAAGAGACGCTGGGCAACGTGCGCTGGATGAAGGGCGAATACGCACAGGGCCGTGAGCACTACGCGCGCGCGCTGGCCCTGCTGGAGAAGGCCGTGGGCCCCGAGCACCTCGAGACGGCGCGCCTGCACCACAGCCTGGGCAAGGTACACACCGCCCTGGAACAGGACGCGAAGGCGCGGGTGGAGTTCGAGCGGGCCCTGGCCATTCACGAGAAGGCCCAGGGCGCCGAGCACGTGGACACCGCCCAGGTGCGCGCGCTGCTGGGCCGGACGCTGGTGCGGCTCGGGGAGTGGGACGCGGCCCAGCGCGCCCTGGAGCAGGCCCAAACCCGGGGCGAGCAGCTCTCCGACACGAGCCCCTGGCTGCTGGCGCACGCGCTGCTCGGGCTGGGCGAGCTGCACCTGACCCAGCACCAGCCCACCCTGGCCGTTCCGCTGCTCGAGCGCTCCCACGCGCTCGGCGGCGTCACCTGCCGGGCCGAGGTGGAGTGGGCCCTGGCGCGGGCCCTGTGGGAGTCGGGCTCCGAGAGAGCGCGCGCACGAGCGCTGGCCCTCCAGGCGCAGGTGTACTACCGAGAGGCCGGCCAGGAGCGAAAGCTCGCCCGAGTGTCCCAGTGGCTGACAGCACACCCCGTGTGGGAAGGCCCAGAATCCTGGTGA
- a CDS encoding sigma-54 dependent transcriptional regulator: protein MQQKISDQLSTTAERPSGRQASSPRAVPVLTLVSHPQPQRIGERLLLETLANTGRTASLSRSAPEFSRPGLPPGQPLADPFLSRTPVQFAPGTRGRLRLLVPKDGTPVRVAEEPARGAREFLPEELIAGVPLVLAERVVLLLHLTRVPEAPVTQELGMVGQSESLRRVREDISRVADLDVPVLIRGETGTGKELVARAIHQQSPRREGPFISINLSAIPRELAASELFGVQRGAYTNAIQDRLGLFRAAQGGTLFLDEVGEAPPEVQVALLRVLETREVYPVGGNTPVPVDVRLLTATDANLEERIQRELFRAPLLHRLAGFEIRMPPLRERREDIGPLFLHFARQELEAIGEAHRLTVTDPRAEPWLPAALAVRLLRYAWPGNVRQLRNITRQLIIGSRGLPHLRIGDRLEQELTVDPQSAGSPHISGFEDTADPDELSPSRRRPADVGEQELLQALRASAWDLKATSERLSISRASVYLLIDKSSLLRTAGNLSPEEITRCFHECQGNLDKMVQRLEVSRRALQRRVRELGLGGP from the coding sequence ATGCAGCAGAAGATCTCTGATCAGCTGTCCACGACCGCGGAGCGCCCGAGCGGCCGGCAAGCGTCCTCCCCACGCGCCGTGCCAGTCCTGACACTGGTCTCCCATCCCCAGCCCCAGCGCATCGGTGAGCGGCTGCTGCTCGAGACGCTGGCCAACACCGGCAGGACGGCCTCCCTCTCACGCAGTGCGCCGGAGTTCTCCCGCCCCGGCCTTCCCCCGGGCCAGCCCCTGGCGGACCCCTTCCTCAGCCGCACCCCGGTGCAGTTCGCGCCCGGCACGCGCGGGCGCCTGCGGTTGCTCGTCCCGAAGGATGGCACCCCGGTGCGGGTGGCGGAGGAGCCCGCCCGAGGAGCGAGGGAGTTCCTGCCCGAGGAGCTGATCGCCGGCGTGCCGCTCGTGCTCGCCGAGCGCGTGGTGCTGCTGCTCCACCTGACGCGCGTCCCCGAGGCGCCCGTCACGCAGGAGCTGGGCATGGTGGGCCAGAGCGAGAGCCTGCGCCGCGTGCGCGAGGACATCTCCCGCGTGGCCGACCTGGACGTGCCGGTGCTGATCCGCGGCGAGACGGGTACGGGCAAGGAGCTGGTGGCCCGCGCCATCCACCAGCAGAGCCCACGCCGGGAGGGGCCCTTCATCAGCATCAACCTGAGCGCCATTCCCCGGGAGCTGGCCGCCTCCGAGCTCTTTGGCGTACAGCGGGGGGCCTACACGAACGCCATCCAGGACCGCTTGGGCCTCTTCCGCGCCGCCCAAGGGGGCACCCTCTTCCTCGACGAGGTGGGCGAGGCGCCCCCCGAGGTGCAGGTGGCGCTGCTGCGGGTGCTGGAGACGCGGGAGGTGTACCCCGTGGGAGGCAACACCCCGGTGCCCGTCGACGTGCGGCTGCTCACCGCCACGGACGCCAACCTGGAGGAGCGCATCCAGCGCGAGCTCTTCCGCGCGCCCCTGCTGCACCGGCTGGCCGGCTTCGAGATCCGCATGCCCCCCCTGCGCGAGCGCCGCGAGGATATCGGCCCGCTCTTCCTCCACTTCGCCCGCCAGGAGCTGGAGGCCATCGGCGAGGCCCACCGGCTGACGGTCACCGACCCCCGCGCCGAGCCGTGGCTGCCGGCCGCGCTCGCCGTGCGCCTGCTGCGCTACGCCTGGCCCGGCAACGTGCGCCAGCTGCGCAACATCACCCGGCAGCTCATCATCGGCAGCCGAGGCCTGCCCCACCTGCGCATCGGCGATCGGCTGGAGCAGGAGCTGACCGTGGATCCCCAGTCGGCGGGCTCACCGCACATCTCCGGCTTCGAGGACACGGCGGATCCCGATGAGCTGTCCCCTTCGCGGCGCAGGCCCGCGGACGTGGGAGAACAGGAGCTGCTGCAGGCCCTGCGCGCCAGCGCCTGGGACCTGAAGGCGACCTCCGAGCGGCTGAGCATCTCGCGCGCCTCCGTGTACCTGCTCATCGACAAGAGTTCCCTGCTGCGCACCGCGGGGAACTTGAGCCCGGAGGAGATCACCCGCTGCTTCCACGAGTGCCAGGGCAACCTGGACAAGATGGTGCAGCGGCTCGAGGTCTCCCGGCGCGCGCTCCAGCGCCGCGTGCGCGAGCTGGGCCTGGGCGGGCCCTGA
- a CDS encoding sensor histidine kinase — MRLLARRLLLLLATAAPFLACWLFIDAYLLPARLVPQVLNLGGTWKVQEGDAPGWEAPELDDTRWREFQLPGGYSAQGFRADRAWARKRFELPPALQGQPLLFTLGGVRTGRATVFLNGHAVGQTDEFARGPKADIEGLDAWKVDPRDLRPGENVLALRFEWALIGDDGVVDARVLLGTFEQLTPYYLRGSDLRRFVQSGALVLFLFMLVLLGTFLRQEADPARRALQRATFFLIGAAAFYLCVLTGSFAFLSQASAFTYTCLISSVTIMAWALLEFCEQYCLERPSRLRKVHRVICVGVLLTLASSYAFAQAAWSPTVYQLFAPYLFFLLPYVVVLTTRALMRRKRAADLVVTATLFCIFGAGIIDLLTDLYVVHAPRLFGLAVVNMGLCAGAILIADFIQLSYVNKRLSASLAGTNVELGEALRRAEDVARIKGELLANVSHELRTPLNAIINLPQGLLSSFVEQPAVRCHACAAGFELEAGESVGPDTACPSCGAQSTLEATPLCRFDGDLAEVPRHLRTISRSGTHLMRLINDVLDFSHLESGKGRLRLEPLSVSQLWSELHETMGPLARVHDLELRFAPVDSELGLRADPIKLTQILVNLLGNAIKFSPPGGTVELTVAEEPGNLVFCVRDQGIGIAPEHHQLIFESFRQVDGSHTRKFGGSGLGLSITRKLVELHQGNLWLESALGQGSAFFVRLPREGPVEAAPGAPSPSDRHPRTGS, encoded by the coding sequence ATGAGACTCCTGGCCCGCCGGCTGCTGCTGCTGCTCGCGACCGCCGCGCCGTTCCTCGCCTGCTGGCTCTTCATCGACGCGTACCTGCTGCCCGCGCGCCTGGTGCCCCAGGTGCTGAACCTGGGCGGGACCTGGAAGGTCCAGGAGGGCGACGCGCCGGGCTGGGAAGCGCCGGAGCTCGACGACACGCGGTGGAGGGAGTTCCAGCTGCCCGGGGGCTACAGCGCCCAGGGCTTCCGGGCGGACCGGGCCTGGGCCCGCAAGCGCTTCGAGCTGCCGCCCGCGCTGCAAGGACAGCCGCTGCTGTTCACCCTGGGCGGTGTGCGCACCGGCCGCGCGACCGTCTTCCTCAACGGCCACGCCGTCGGGCAGACGGATGAGTTCGCCCGGGGACCGAAGGCGGACATCGAGGGGCTGGATGCGTGGAAGGTCGACCCGAGAGACCTACGGCCGGGCGAGAACGTGCTCGCCCTGCGCTTCGAGTGGGCGCTCATCGGAGATGACGGGGTGGTCGACGCGCGGGTGCTGCTCGGAACGTTCGAGCAGCTGACGCCCTACTACCTGCGCGGGAGCGACCTGCGCCGCTTCGTCCAGTCCGGCGCGCTCGTCCTCTTCTTGTTCATGCTGGTGCTGCTGGGCACGTTCCTGCGCCAGGAGGCGGACCCCGCCCGGCGCGCGCTGCAGCGCGCGACCTTCTTCCTGATCGGCGCGGCGGCCTTCTACCTGTGCGTGCTGACGGGGAGCTTTGCCTTCCTGAGTCAGGCCTCCGCGTTCACCTATACGTGCCTCATCAGCTCGGTGACCATCATGGCCTGGGCGCTGCTGGAGTTCTGCGAGCAGTACTGCTTGGAGCGCCCCTCCCGCCTGCGCAAGGTCCACCGCGTCATCTGCGTCGGGGTCCTCCTCACCCTGGCCAGCTCCTACGCCTTCGCCCAGGCGGCCTGGTCACCCACGGTCTACCAGCTCTTCGCCCCGTACCTCTTCTTCCTGCTGCCGTATGTGGTGGTGCTCACCACCCGGGCGCTGATGCGCCGCAAGCGCGCGGCGGATCTCGTCGTCACCGCGACGCTGTTCTGCATCTTCGGCGCCGGCATCATAGACTTGCTCACGGACTTGTACGTGGTGCATGCCCCCCGCCTGTTCGGGCTGGCGGTCGTCAACATGGGGCTCTGCGCGGGAGCCATCCTCATCGCCGACTTCATCCAGCTCAGCTACGTCAACAAGCGGCTCTCGGCGAGCCTGGCGGGCACCAACGTGGAGCTCGGGGAGGCGCTCCGGCGCGCCGAGGACGTCGCCCGCATCAAGGGCGAGCTGCTGGCGAACGTCTCGCACGAGCTGCGCACGCCCCTCAACGCCATCATCAACCTTCCGCAAGGGCTGCTCTCCAGCTTCGTCGAGCAACCCGCGGTCCGCTGCCACGCGTGCGCCGCGGGCTTCGAGCTCGAGGCCGGAGAGTCCGTGGGCCCCGACACCGCGTGTCCGTCCTGCGGGGCCCAGAGCACGCTGGAGGCCACCCCGCTGTGCCGCTTCGACGGGGACCTCGCGGAGGTGCCCCGGCACCTGCGGACCATCTCCCGGAGCGGCACCCACCTCATGCGGCTGATCAACGACGTGCTCGACTTCAGCCACCTCGAGTCGGGCAAGGGGCGGCTGCGCCTGGAGCCGCTGTCCGTCTCCCAGCTCTGGAGCGAGCTGCACGAGACGATGGGCCCCCTGGCGCGCGTCCACGACCTGGAGCTGCGCTTCGCGCCCGTGGACTCCGAGCTGGGCCTGCGGGCCGACCCCATCAAGCTCACGCAGATCCTCGTCAACCTGCTGGGCAACGCCATCAAGTTCTCCCCGCCCGGCGGCACCGTGGAGCTCACCGTGGCGGAGGAGCCCGGCAACCTCGTGTTCTGTGTGCGAGACCAGGGCATCGGCATTGCCCCCGAGCACCACCAGCTCATCTTCGAGAGCTTTCGCCAGGTCGATGGCAGCCACACCCGGAAGTTCGGAGGCTCGGGGCTGGGCTTGTCCATCACCCGGAAGCTGGTCGAGCTGCATCAGGGTAACCTCTGGCTGGAGAGCGCGCTCGGCCAGGGCAGCGCGTTCTTCGTCCGCCTGCCACGGGAAGGCCCCGTGGAAGCCGCGCCAGGAGCTCCCTCCCCTTCGGATCGTCACCCCCGGACCGGTTCATGA
- a CDS encoding response regulator yields MKKIELPQSPSPAQPPRELPWVVYVEDEEDNWIVTELQLRRRFHLAWAKDDRAAFELLRQPPRPLHAILMDIQLRGAGMDGIQLTRALRGMTPAAELPEYARALTPVVAPIIFVTAYGSRYSEAELLAAGGSSVIPKPVDFVALSLALTSAHLQRIHENLQPLPRP; encoded by the coding sequence ATGAAGAAAATCGAGCTGCCCCAGTCCCCCTCGCCCGCGCAGCCCCCCCGGGAGCTGCCCTGGGTGGTGTACGTAGAGGACGAGGAGGACAATTGGATCGTCACCGAGCTGCAGCTTCGCCGGCGCTTTCACCTCGCGTGGGCGAAGGACGACCGGGCCGCCTTTGAGCTGCTACGCCAGCCGCCTCGGCCCCTCCACGCCATCTTGATGGACATCCAGCTGCGGGGCGCGGGCATGGACGGCATCCAGCTCACCCGGGCTCTGCGGGGGATGACTCCGGCGGCGGAGCTTCCGGAGTACGCCCGCGCGCTCACGCCCGTCGTCGCTCCCATCATCTTCGTCACCGCCTACGGCTCCCGGTACTCCGAGGCGGAGTTGCTGGCCGCGGGAGGCAGCAGCGTCATTCCCAAGCCGGTCGACTTCGTGGCGCTGTCGCTGGCGCTCACCAGCGCGCACCTCCAGCGCATCCACGAGAACCTCCAGCCGCTGCCCCGGCCGTAA
- a CDS encoding PAS domain-containing sensor histidine kinase: MSERSGYLEAAVEAAPLVIIGLGEAGTVLQWNGAAEQVLGWAASEVLGQVPPPALWGPDKQLTLAHTQALRGHTWRSVELELERRDGSLAVLSLSATRVPRQEGGTWGVTFIAQDITLQQNTLDTLVLQVDQLLHAHRVTLGRLQSSELNFRSLIERSPEAVVIRQGGRIAYVNPAGLRLLGYGQASELLGTDWSAVLPSEERGAPSALPGSAAAREQRLRRADGRTVCTELTELELEFDGQPSTVVLARDITERKEMQARLLLTDRLVSVGTLATGIAHEINNPMAYVTANLSELAAQLNQRISALGSQALTRVELTELVEIASEALEGAGRVNKIVRELKLFARGGDERLEAVDLHTVVKNSLKIALHELSRRARIVLELEEIPRVLGNESRFGQLCLNLLINAGQAIAPGDIDRNRIVVRTHQRGDGWVLLEVSDTGVGISPENQRRLFDPFFTTKPIGEGTGLGLSICHGIVKQLGGTIEVESAVGKGSVFRVALPPHRARVAEHEKLTG, translated from the coding sequence GTGAGCGAGCGCTCGGGCTACCTGGAAGCCGCCGTGGAAGCCGCCCCCCTGGTCATCATCGGCCTGGGCGAGGCGGGGACGGTGCTGCAGTGGAACGGCGCCGCCGAACAGGTGCTCGGGTGGGCGGCCTCGGAGGTGCTGGGGCAGGTGCCTCCCCCGGCGCTGTGGGGGCCCGACAAGCAGCTGACCCTCGCGCACACGCAGGCGCTTCGGGGCCACACCTGGCGCTCCGTGGAGCTGGAGCTGGAGCGCAGGGACGGCTCCCTCGCCGTGCTGTCCCTGTCCGCCACGCGCGTGCCCCGACAGGAGGGCGGCACCTGGGGTGTCACCTTCATCGCCCAGGACATCACCCTTCAGCAGAACACCCTCGACACCCTGGTGCTCCAGGTGGATCAGCTCCTGCACGCCCACCGGGTGACGCTGGGGCGGCTCCAGAGCTCGGAGCTCAACTTCCGCAGCCTCATCGAACGCTCGCCCGAGGCGGTCGTCATCCGCCAGGGCGGGCGGATCGCCTACGTCAACCCGGCGGGGCTGCGCCTGCTGGGGTATGGGCAGGCTTCCGAGCTGCTCGGGACCGACTGGTCGGCGGTGCTGCCCTCCGAGGAGCGGGGGGCCCCGTCAGCGCTCCCGGGCTCGGCGGCGGCCCGGGAGCAGCGGCTGCGCCGGGCGGATGGGCGAACGGTGTGTACGGAGCTCACCGAGCTGGAGCTGGAGTTCGACGGGCAGCCCTCCACGGTGGTGCTCGCCCGGGACATCACCGAGCGCAAGGAGATGCAGGCGCGCCTGCTCCTGACGGACCGGCTCGTATCGGTGGGCACGCTGGCCACGGGCATCGCCCACGAAATCAACAACCCCATGGCGTATGTGACGGCGAACCTGTCGGAGCTGGCCGCCCAGCTCAACCAGCGGATCAGCGCCCTGGGCTCGCAGGCCCTGACTCGCGTGGAGCTGACGGAGCTGGTGGAGATCGCCTCGGAGGCCCTGGAGGGCGCGGGCCGCGTCAACAAGATCGTCCGGGAGCTGAAGCTCTTCGCCCGAGGCGGGGACGAGCGGCTGGAAGCGGTGGATCTGCACACCGTGGTGAAGAACTCGCTGAAGATCGCCCTGCACGAGCTCAGCCGCCGCGCCCGCATCGTCCTGGAGCTGGAGGAGATTCCCCGCGTGCTGGGCAACGAGTCACGCTTCGGCCAGCTTTGTCTCAACCTGCTGATCAACGCCGGACAGGCGATCGCCCCCGGGGACATCGACCGGAACCGGATCGTCGTCCGCACCCACCAGCGCGGGGATGGGTGGGTGCTGCTCGAGGTCTCCGACACGGGCGTGGGCATCTCCCCGGAGAACCAGCGGCGACTGTTCGACCCTTTCTTCACCACCAAGCCCATCGGAGAAGGTACCGGGCTGGGGCTCTCCATCTGCCATGGCATCGTCAAGCAGCTCGGCGGCACCATCGAGGTCGAGAGCGCGGTGGGGAAAGGCAGCGTGTTCCGGGTCGCCCTGCCCCCACACCGCGCTCGCGTCGCCGAGCACGAAAAGCTCACGGGGTGA